A single Anatilimnocola floriformis DNA region contains:
- a CDS encoding ABC transporter ATP-binding protein: MSTATEPKSRNKPAVKPPATAKTAVLAARNVKKSYFKAKLEVPVLRGVDFAVQPGEFVAIIGQSGSGKSTLLHLLGTLDAPTSGEIFFDGNRIDNLPTAGRDVLRNKHFGMIFQFYHLLPELSMLENVLTPLMIADGVWRYLLNRGKYMQRAKELLDLVGLSHRLSHKPKELSGGEMQRTAIARALMVQPRVLLADEPTGNLDQQTGQEIMNLLKKLNQEQGLSIVMVTHDQAIARQAHRIVRLVEGRVEKE; this comes from the coding sequence ATGAGCACCGCAACTGAACCCAAATCGCGCAATAAACCCGCGGTAAAACCACCCGCCACCGCGAAAACCGCCGTGCTGGCGGCGCGCAACGTCAAAAAAAGCTACTTCAAAGCCAAGCTCGAAGTCCCCGTGCTGCGAGGCGTCGACTTCGCCGTACAGCCCGGCGAGTTCGTCGCCATCATCGGCCAAAGCGGCAGCGGCAAAAGCACACTGCTCCACCTGCTCGGCACGCTCGACGCGCCGACCAGCGGCGAGATCTTCTTTGACGGCAACCGCATCGACAACCTGCCGACGGCGGGCCGCGACGTGCTGCGGAACAAACACTTCGGCATGATCTTTCAGTTCTATCACCTGCTGCCCGAGCTCTCGATGCTCGAAAACGTCCTCACGCCGCTGATGATCGCCGACGGCGTGTGGCGATACCTGCTCAACCGCGGCAAGTACATGCAGCGGGCCAAAGAACTGCTCGACCTCGTCGGCTTGTCGCACCGTCTGTCGCACAAACCCAAGGAACTCTCCGGCGGCGAAATGCAACGGACCGCGATCGCCCGCGCCCTGATGGTCCAACCGCGCGTCCTCCTCGCCGATGAACCGACCGGCAACCTCGACCAACAAACCGGTCAGGAAATCATGAACCTGCTGAAGAAGCTCAACCAAGAGCAAGGCCTCTCGATCGTGATGGTCACCCACGACCAGGCCATCGCGCGGCAGGCGCATCGCATCGTGCGTTTGGTCGAAGGGCGAGTGGAGAAGGAGTGA
- a CDS encoding c-type cytochrome domain-containing protein yields MNVARNFFFLALGLTPALALGQAKPKVALKPIEIAEVKHEGPIDFEKEILPIFRRNCLACHSATEAQSDLTLETPQTILKGGSEGPAVVAGKGAESLLIKLAARQKEPVMPPPDNDVKAKPLTPQELGLIKKWIDEGAKGEVKAASANIVWQPLPAGVNPIYAVALTSDGQYAAVARANQIFLYHIPSKRELGRLTDPSLLEKGLYKNAGVADLDLIQSLKFSPDNTLLASGGFRTVKLWRKPQPTKALDLAGLETAARSLATSADGKWAAIGEENGKIRIFEVATGKVAKTLEGHGGPATGVAFNADATKLVSGSQDKTFRVWNIADQKELAKIETPAPVNAVAIVADGKTVATGGGDNIIRLYALVDAQPAEAPKPLFELTGSGGPITALAAIGKGETLLSGSKDGNLKTWDVATGKAGKTMAHGAPIDGIAVRPDGKRFVSVSANNTSRLWNGEDNKQIAEVKGDLRASLKAAEVTRAVALAKKHVELAKADLTEATKRKTAEEENQKKSKEAVKTAEDDFKKKEEAAKAPTKDKEDADKTLAEATEKKTKADEAKKPADEAVVKADEALKKAMADRDAASKADKDATDEMTKAKDAQAKAKEASDKDAANEDLKKALAAADAAFTAAEAKSKAAAEGKVAATKVRDDAEAAKKAADEAKKNTDKAATDAMAEFTKADQKVKQVMPVYTKAIDERSAADRTFKAAQRSVERADEAVKKATEAVPGFEQAVKDREEAAKKNDADLVVANKAVTDSEKPGKGAAFSTDGAIFAVVGDDQAIHTYSAETGAAVEVFGGGAPLAGVAFASNSRLIATAAANTAQAWDIASEWKLERTIGSADMADKLVDRVTALDFSPDGKVLATGGGEPSRSGEIKFWDVSNGNLVLALKEPHSDTVFSIDFSPDGKQIASCGADRFVKLFNVADGKFVRSFEGHTHHVLGVSWRADGRLMASSGADNVIKVWDTRTGDQARTVQNQFSKEVTNLSFVGETDNVIASSGDAKVKLINAANGGNVRDFPGSADYMYSSAASADGKTIIAGGADSTLRVWSENGQVYATFEAPKPEGDKTAAK; encoded by the coding sequence ATGAACGTTGCTCGCAATTTCTTCTTCCTCGCTCTCGGCCTGACTCCGGCGCTCGCACTCGGCCAGGCCAAGCCCAAGGTCGCCCTCAAGCCGATCGAAATCGCCGAGGTGAAGCATGAAGGCCCGATCGATTTCGAAAAGGAAATCCTGCCGATCTTCCGCCGCAATTGCCTGGCCTGCCACAGTGCGACGGAAGCTCAAAGCGACCTGACGCTCGAAACGCCGCAGACCATTCTCAAGGGCGGCAGCGAAGGCCCCGCCGTCGTCGCCGGCAAAGGTGCCGAGAGCCTGCTGATCAAGCTCGCCGCGCGGCAAAAAGAACCCGTCATGCCGCCGCCCGACAACGACGTGAAGGCCAAGCCTCTCACACCGCAAGAGCTCGGCTTGATCAAGAAGTGGATCGATGAGGGTGCCAAGGGAGAAGTGAAAGCGGCTTCGGCCAACATCGTTTGGCAGCCGCTGCCGGCTGGTGTGAATCCGATCTACGCAGTCGCTCTGACCAGCGACGGTCAGTATGCCGCGGTCGCCCGGGCCAATCAGATTTTCCTCTATCACATTCCCAGCAAGCGCGAACTCGGCCGGCTAACGGATCCCAGCTTGCTCGAAAAAGGTCTCTACAAGAACGCCGGCGTCGCCGATCTGGATCTCATTCAATCGCTGAAGTTCTCGCCCGATAACACGCTCCTCGCCAGCGGTGGTTTCCGCACGGTGAAGCTGTGGCGTAAGCCGCAGCCGACCAAGGCTCTCGACCTGGCCGGTCTCGAAACAGCAGCCCGTTCGCTGGCCACGTCGGCCGACGGCAAGTGGGCTGCGATCGGCGAAGAGAACGGCAAGATCCGCATCTTCGAAGTCGCCACCGGCAAAGTCGCGAAGACTCTCGAAGGTCACGGTGGTCCTGCGACCGGCGTGGCTTTCAATGCCGATGCCACGAAGCTCGTCTCCGGCTCACAAGACAAAACCTTCCGCGTCTGGAACATCGCCGACCAGAAAGAACTCGCCAAGATCGAAACGCCCGCGCCCGTCAACGCCGTCGCCATCGTCGCCGATGGCAAGACGGTCGCCACGGGCGGCGGCGACAACATCATCCGCCTCTACGCTCTCGTCGACGCTCAACCGGCCGAAGCGCCGAAACCTCTCTTCGAACTGACCGGCAGCGGCGGCCCGATCACCGCTCTCGCCGCCATCGGCAAGGGCGAAACGCTTCTCTCCGGCAGCAAGGACGGCAATCTCAAGACCTGGGATGTCGCCACTGGCAAGGCCGGCAAAACGATGGCCCACGGCGCGCCGATCGACGGCATCGCGGTTCGTCCCGATGGCAAGCGGTTTGTCTCGGTCAGTGCCAACAACACCTCGCGCCTCTGGAACGGCGAAGACAACAAGCAAATCGCCGAAGTGAAAGGTGATCTCCGCGCTTCGCTGAAGGCTGCCGAAGTGACTCGCGCGGTCGCGCTCGCTAAGAAGCATGTCGAGCTCGCCAAAGCCGATCTCACTGAAGCCACGAAGCGTAAGACGGCTGAAGAAGAGAATCAAAAGAAATCGAAGGAAGCCGTGAAAACGGCTGAAGATGATTTCAAGAAAAAGGAAGAAGCTGCCAAGGCGCCGACCAAGGACAAGGAAGACGCCGACAAGACGCTCGCCGAAGCCACCGAAAAGAAAACCAAGGCCGACGAAGCTAAGAAGCCCGCCGATGAAGCAGTCGTCAAAGCCGACGAAGCTCTGAAGAAGGCCATGGCCGATCGCGACGCGGCCAGCAAAGCCGACAAGGACGCCACCGACGAAATGACCAAAGCCAAGGACGCCCAAGCCAAGGCCAAGGAAGCTTCGGACAAAGACGCCGCCAACGAAGATCTGAAGAAGGCCCTCGCTGCCGCTGATGCAGCCTTCACCGCTGCCGAAGCGAAGAGCAAAGCAGCCGCCGAAGGCAAAGTCGCTGCCACGAAAGTTCGCGACGATGCCGAAGCAGCTAAGAAGGCTGCCGACGAAGCGAAGAAAAACACCGATAAAGCAGCCACCGACGCGATGGCGGAATTCACCAAAGCCGATCAAAAAGTGAAGCAGGTCATGCCGGTCTACACCAAGGCCATCGACGAACGAAGCGCCGCCGACCGCACCTTCAAAGCGGCCCAGCGCTCGGTCGAACGGGCCGACGAAGCCGTGAAGAAGGCCACCGAAGCCGTGCCCGGTTTCGAACAAGCCGTGAAGGATCGCGAAGAAGCCGCCAAGAAAAACGACGCCGATCTCGTCGTCGCCAACAAGGCCGTCACCGATAGCGAAAAGCCTGGCAAGGGAGCCGCATTCTCGACCGATGGCGCGATCTTTGCCGTCGTCGGCGACGACCAGGCCATTCACACTTACTCGGCCGAAACCGGCGCAGCCGTCGAAGTCTTCGGCGGTGGTGCTCCGCTGGCCGGCGTGGCCTTTGCCAGCAACTCGCGACTCATCGCGACCGCGGCTGCCAACACCGCGCAGGCTTGGGACATCGCCAGCGAATGGAAACTAGAACGAACGATCGGCTCGGCTGACATGGCCGACAAGCTCGTCGATCGCGTGACCGCCCTCGACTTCAGCCCCGATGGCAAAGTGCTCGCCACCGGCGGCGGCGAACCATCGCGAAGCGGCGAGATCAAATTCTGGGATGTCTCAAACGGCAACCTGGTGCTCGCTCTCAAGGAACCCCACAGCGACACGGTTTTCTCGATCGACTTCAGCCCCGATGGCAAGCAAATCGCCAGCTGCGGCGCCGATCGATTCGTGAAGCTCTTCAACGTGGCCGATGGCAAGTTCGTCCGCTCGTTCGAAGGTCACACCCATCACGTGCTGGGCGTTTCGTGGCGGGCCGATGGTCGCCTGATGGCGAGCAGCGGCGCCGACAACGTTATCAAGGTTTGGGACACCCGCACCGGCGATCAGGCTCGCACCGTGCAAAATCAGTTCAGCAAGGAAGTGACAAACCTGAGCTTCGTGGGCGAGACTGACAACGTCATCGCCAGCAGCGGCGACGCCAAGGTGAAGCTCATCAACGCTGCCAACGGCGGCAATGTTCGCGACTTCCCCGGCTCGGCCGATTACATGTACTCGTCAGCCGCGAGTGCCGATGGCAAGACGATCATTGCCGGTGGGGCCGACAGCACGCTTCGCGTCTGGAGCGAAAACGGCCAGGTCTATGCGACCTTCGAAGCGCCGAAGCCCGAAGGGGACAAGACGGCCGCGAAGTAG
- a CDS encoding COG1470 family protein, whose translation MKHDVSKSLVVARTATFLSCLLLPALAWAQLPTAQLTSVFPPGGKVGTTVEVTVAGTDLDDADKLVFNHPGVTAQPKMSTATELEKTPRPMANLFTVNIAGDVPPGIYEARVVSRFGISNPRSFVVSNQEEVTDAAGNNSPEKAVALPAGTVVNGRIEAGQFDYFKVSLKKGERIILDCMAQRIDSKLDPTIAVLAANGRELSRVRDTVGEDCVLDFTAPADGDYTVRLFDAIYGGSNDHFYRLSAKSTAYIDFIFPPSAVPGTNGPFTIYGRNLPGGQNVDGLTMGASPLQKLQVNIAVPGDEAALSQLPLARAAKPRQAWQTGFEYSLDKSNPAIIYFAKAPVIAEVEPNNEPAKAQVVTIPCEYVGQFYPARDTDWLQFDAKKGQVLMIEAISHQLGLGSDPYFAIMKVTKNDKGEETMSDIAQVDDPQDRNNKIGTDYDTSTDDPSYRFTAPDDGTYRVMIRDQFGDGRKDPSYVYRLAIRPLAPDFQLLSVSSQPKAGNNDNNQGSPLTGITLRRGGSVLMSVTVNRVDDFKGDITITAEGLPDGISCRGATIGGEVNSASLIFVAKEDAAPWTGSVKIVGKAKIGDKDAARESRYASMVWGSANRQQALPEFRLSRSFQLSVGDKETEPAFVSIGEDKVYETALGGNVEIPLSVVRRGDFKEAIKLTAVGLPTELKPKEVNVAADAKDGKFELQVNQQNTKPGIYTFYMKGETKRKYIRNPEAETRAAEEKKQMEEMAKQLGEQVKTLTAARDAAVKAAAEAAKGTDDNAKKAAEEAKTKAEAELKAGQDKVKQADDLKKAIDKRLDDAKKANAPKDVTFALVSTPIKLKIDAAPYKLSGADPANVKQGEKAPISVKVERLYGFADAVDFSFEAPAGVSGLKVEKVTLKKEDGEAKLEVTADKNATPGEHTGTIRAKGKFNNMNVETSIPVVIKVEAVAK comes from the coding sequence GTGAAGCACGACGTTTCGAAATCGCTTGTTGTTGCGCGCACGGCAACTTTTTTGAGTTGCTTGCTCCTGCCGGCATTGGCTTGGGCGCAGCTTCCCACGGCCCAGCTGACCAGCGTCTTTCCGCCCGGCGGTAAGGTTGGCACGACGGTTGAGGTGACGGTCGCCGGCACCGATCTGGATGATGCTGACAAGCTCGTCTTCAATCACCCGGGCGTTACCGCGCAACCGAAGATGTCGACGGCCACGGAGCTCGAAAAAACTCCCCGGCCGATGGCGAACCTGTTCACCGTGAACATCGCCGGCGACGTGCCGCCGGGAATCTACGAAGCCCGCGTGGTCAGCCGCTTTGGCATTTCCAATCCGCGCTCGTTCGTGGTTAGCAATCAAGAAGAAGTGACCGACGCCGCCGGTAACAACAGCCCCGAAAAAGCCGTCGCGCTCCCCGCCGGCACCGTGGTGAACGGTCGGATCGAAGCGGGGCAGTTCGATTACTTCAAGGTCTCGCTGAAGAAGGGCGAGCGAATCATTCTCGATTGCATGGCCCAGCGGATCGATTCGAAGCTTGATCCCACCATTGCCGTCCTCGCTGCCAATGGCCGCGAGTTGTCGCGCGTGCGTGATACGGTGGGCGAAGACTGTGTTCTCGATTTCACCGCGCCCGCCGATGGCGATTACACCGTCCGCTTGTTCGACGCGATTTACGGCGGCAGCAACGATCACTTCTATCGCCTCAGCGCCAAGTCGACCGCTTACATCGATTTCATTTTCCCGCCGTCGGCCGTTCCCGGCACGAACGGCCCGTTCACGATCTACGGCCGCAATTTGCCCGGCGGTCAGAATGTCGACGGCCTGACGATGGGTGCGTCACCACTGCAAAAGTTGCAAGTCAACATCGCCGTGCCTGGCGACGAAGCGGCCCTCTCGCAATTGCCTTTGGCTCGCGCGGCCAAACCGCGGCAGGCCTGGCAGACCGGCTTTGAATACAGCCTCGATAAGAGCAACCCGGCGATCATCTATTTCGCCAAGGCGCCGGTCATCGCCGAAGTGGAACCAAACAACGAACCAGCCAAAGCTCAGGTCGTGACGATTCCTTGCGAATACGTCGGCCAGTTTTATCCGGCCCGTGATACCGATTGGCTGCAGTTCGACGCCAAGAAAGGACAAGTGTTGATGATCGAAGCGATCTCGCATCAGCTCGGTCTCGGCAGCGATCCTTACTTCGCCATCATGAAGGTCACCAAGAACGACAAGGGTGAAGAGACGATGAGCGACATCGCTCAGGTTGACGACCCGCAAGACCGCAACAACAAGATCGGCACCGACTACGACACCTCGACCGACGATCCTTCGTATCGCTTCACCGCGCCCGACGATGGCACTTACCGCGTGATGATTCGCGATCAGTTTGGCGACGGCCGGAAGGATCCCAGCTATGTCTATCGCCTGGCCATTCGTCCGCTCGCGCCCGATTTTCAACTCCTCTCGGTCAGCTCGCAACCAAAGGCCGGGAACAACGACAACAACCAGGGCTCGCCGCTGACTGGTATCACGCTTCGTCGCGGCGGTAGCGTGTTGATGAGCGTTACGGTCAATCGTGTCGATGATTTCAAGGGCGATATTACGATCACAGCCGAAGGTTTACCCGATGGCATCTCTTGCCGCGGCGCAACGATCGGCGGCGAAGTGAATTCCGCCAGCCTGATTTTCGTCGCCAAGGAAGACGCGGCCCCTTGGACTGGCAGCGTGAAGATCGTCGGCAAAGCAAAAATCGGTGACAAAGACGCCGCCCGCGAATCACGTTACGCCAGCATGGTCTGGGGCTCGGCCAACCGCCAGCAAGCCCTGCCTGAGTTCCGCCTCTCGCGCTCGTTTCAGCTGAGCGTCGGCGACAAGGAAACCGAGCCGGCCTTCGTCTCGATCGGCGAAGACAAGGTTTACGAAACGGCTCTCGGCGGCAACGTCGAGATTCCGCTCAGCGTCGTTCGTCGCGGCGATTTCAAAGAAGCCATCAAGCTCACCGCCGTCGGCTTGCCGACCGAGCTCAAGCCCAAGGAAGTCAATGTCGCCGCCGATGCGAAGGATGGCAAGTTCGAGCTGCAAGTCAATCAGCAGAACACCAAGCCCGGTATCTACACCTTCTATATGAAGGGCGAGACGAAGCGGAAGTACATCCGCAATCCGGAAGCCGAAACTCGCGCCGCCGAAGAGAAGAAGCAGATGGAAGAAATGGCCAAGCAACTCGGCGAACAGGTCAAAACCTTGACCGCCGCTCGCGATGCCGCCGTGAAAGCCGCCGCCGAAGCTGCCAAGGGAACCGACGACAACGCGAAGAAGGCCGCCGAAGAAGCCAAGACGAAAGCCGAAGCGGAACTCAAAGCCGGCCAAGACAAAGTCAAGCAAGCCGACGACCTGAAGAAGGCCATCGACAAACGATTGGACGACGCCAAGAAGGCCAACGCGCCGAAGGACGTCACCTTCGCTCTCGTCAGCACGCCGATCAAACTTAAGATCGACGCGGCTCCCTACAAGCTCTCTGGCGCCGATCCAGCCAATGTCAAGCAAGGTGAAAAGGCCCCGATCAGCGTGAAGGTCGAACGCCTCTACGGCTTTGCCGATGCTGTCGACTTCTCTTTCGAAGCGCCAGCCGGCGTCAGCGGCCTGAAGGTCGAGAAGGTCACGCTCAAAAAGGAAGACGGCGAAGCCAAGCTCGAAGTCACTGCCGACAAGAACGCCACTCCTGGCGAACACACCGGCACGATCCGGGCCAAGGGGAAGTTCAACAATATGAATGTCGAAACTTCGATCCCAGTTGTGATCAAGGTTGAAGCTGTTGCTAAGTAA
- a CDS encoding DUF1549 domain-containing protein, translating into MSRAPATVAFLLATLLAPLSLLMAADAPAKPKAPGLGDPGKLTSVQVETGRLQDGVVQLSGRDAAQQIIVTGVYSSGQTRDLSGKATYEAAPQGIIVVDATGYVSPVSEGEATIKITAGPGIESLLKFKVTNLVSDLPINFANQITPVFTKYSCNGGGCHGKSGGQNGFRLSLLGFEPKEDFEYLVKEGRGRRLFPASPDQSLLLLKATARLPHGGGQRIEFDAPAYRVMKRWIEQGMPYGKETDPHVTHIEVQPAERLMERESTQQIVVIAHYSNGATEDVTRTTQFDSNDTEMGEVSVTGLVTTGQLTGSVAVMARYQGHVGVFRATVPLGVPVTDLPKGRNFIDEAVQKKLKALGLPSSKVCDDSTFLRRVTVDLTGRLPTIEEVEQFLIDQDPNKRDNLVNRLLDSTDYADYFANKWGAILRNKRRMDVEKPATFAFHDWIRTSLNENKPYDQFVREVLTASGEAGRNPPVGWYREVKDSSAQVEDTAQLFLGLRIQCARCHHHPFEKWSQQDYYGFAAFFSQVGRKKGMVQNEERIFHRRGMAQATNPKTGQAVKPTGLGDKTLELTADQDPRHFLADWLSQKDNPFFSKSLVNRYWKHFFGRGLVDPEDDMRVTNPASNPELLEALAKNFTDSGFDLKALCRTIVSSTTYQLSAEPNEWNQDDKQNFSRYYPKRLNAEVLLDSIDQVTGNQSSFGGVPAGTRAVQLPDNGFNSYFLTVFGRPESSSACECERSSEANLAQSLHLLNSGEIQGKLTSGSGKAAVLANDKARPNDVKVRELYILAFGRPPLPEELTVALSHIQKNEADQKRAYEDIVWALVNTKEFLFNH; encoded by the coding sequence ATGTCTAGAGCACCCGCCACCGTGGCTTTCTTGTTGGCCACACTGCTCGCGCCACTCAGTTTGCTGATGGCCGCCGACGCTCCCGCCAAACCCAAAGCTCCCGGCCTGGGCGACCCCGGTAAACTGACCTCGGTTCAGGTCGAAACCGGCCGGCTGCAGGATGGCGTGGTTCAGCTATCTGGTCGCGATGCCGCGCAGCAGATCATCGTGACCGGCGTCTATTCTTCAGGACAAACCCGCGATTTGTCGGGCAAGGCAACCTATGAAGCAGCCCCGCAGGGCATCATCGTGGTCGATGCGACGGGCTATGTTTCCCCGGTCTCTGAAGGAGAAGCGACGATCAAGATCACGGCTGGCCCGGGGATCGAATCGCTTCTCAAATTCAAGGTGACGAACCTCGTCAGCGACCTGCCGATCAACTTTGCCAATCAGATTACACCGGTCTTCACCAAGTACAGCTGCAACGGCGGTGGTTGCCACGGCAAGAGTGGCGGCCAGAACGGCTTCCGCCTTTCGCTGCTCGGCTTCGAGCCCAAGGAAGACTTTGAATACCTCGTGAAAGAAGGTCGTGGCCGTCGGCTCTTTCCGGCTTCGCCCGATCAAAGCTTGTTGCTGCTGAAGGCGACCGCTCGTCTGCCGCACGGCGGTGGTCAACGTATTGAGTTCGATGCCCCGGCCTATCGCGTGATGAAGCGTTGGATCGAACAAGGGATGCCTTACGGCAAGGAAACCGATCCGCACGTCACCCACATCGAAGTGCAACCTGCCGAACGCTTGATGGAACGCGAAAGCACGCAACAGATTGTCGTCATCGCTCACTACAGCAATGGCGCGACCGAAGACGTCACGCGCACGACGCAGTTCGACTCGAACGACACCGAAATGGGCGAAGTCAGCGTCACCGGTCTCGTGACCACCGGCCAGTTGACCGGCAGCGTCGCGGTGATGGCCCGTTATCAAGGCCACGTCGGCGTATTTCGCGCCACGGTGCCGCTGGGTGTGCCAGTGACTGACTTGCCGAAGGGGCGCAACTTCATCGATGAAGCGGTGCAAAAGAAACTGAAAGCCCTCGGCTTGCCCTCGAGCAAGGTTTGCGACGATTCTACGTTCCTCCGCCGCGTGACGGTCGATCTCACCGGTCGTCTGCCAACGATTGAAGAAGTCGAGCAGTTCCTCATCGATCAAGATCCGAACAAGCGCGACAACCTCGTCAATCGCTTGCTCGACAGCACCGACTACGCTGATTACTTCGCGAATAAGTGGGGCGCCATTCTCCGCAACAAGCGGCGGATGGATGTCGAAAAGCCCGCGACGTTCGCCTTCCACGATTGGATTCGCACCAGCCTGAACGAGAACAAGCCCTACGATCAGTTCGTCCGCGAGGTCCTCACGGCTTCAGGCGAAGCCGGCAGGAATCCGCCGGTGGGCTGGTATCGCGAAGTGAAAGATTCGTCGGCTCAGGTCGAAGACACAGCCCAGCTGTTCCTCGGCCTCCGCATTCAATGTGCCCGTTGCCATCACCATCCTTTCGAGAAGTGGAGCCAACAGGACTACTACGGCTTTGCGGCGTTCTTCTCGCAAGTCGGTCGCAAGAAGGGGATGGTTCAAAACGAAGAACGGATCTTCCATCGCCGCGGCATGGCCCAAGCGACCAATCCCAAGACCGGCCAGGCCGTGAAGCCGACCGGCCTCGGTGACAAGACGCTCGAACTGACTGCCGACCAAGACCCACGGCACTTCCTGGCCGACTGGTTGAGCCAAAAGGACAACCCGTTCTTCAGCAAGTCGCTGGTCAATCGTTATTGGAAGCACTTCTTCGGCCGCGGCTTGGTTGATCCGGAAGATGACATGCGGGTGACGAACCCGGCCAGCAATCCGGAACTCCTCGAAGCCCTCGCCAAGAACTTTACCGATAGTGGTTTCGACCTGAAGGCGCTCTGCCGGACGATTGTCAGTTCGACGACCTATCAGCTGTCGGCTGAGCCGAACGAATGGAATCAGGACGACAAGCAGAACTTCTCGCGCTACTATCCCAAGCGTTTGAACGCCGAAGTGCTGCTCGACTCGATCGACCAGGTGACTGGCAATCAATCGTCGTTCGGCGGCGTGCCGGCAGGGACTCGCGCGGTGCAGCTGCCCGACAACGGTTTCAACTCGTACTTCCTGACGGTCTTCGGCCGGCCGGAATCGAGCAGCGCTTGCGAATGCGAACGCTCAAGCGAAGCCAACCTCGCGCAAAGCCTCCACCTGCTCAACTCGGGTGAAATTCAAGGCAAGCTGACCTCGGGGAGCGGCAAAGCTGCCGTGCTCGCCAATGACAAGGCTCGCCCGAACGATGTGAAAGTTCGCGAACTCTACATCCTGGCCTTCGGCCGTCCGCCGTTGCCGGAAGAACTGACCGTGGCTTTGTCGCATATTCAAAAGAACGAAGCGGATCAAAAGCGTGCCTACGAAGACATCGTGTGGGCGCTCGTGAATACCAAAGAGTTCTTGTTCAACCACTAA
- a CDS encoding DUF362 domain-containing protein has product MNQPDQPFSPVPMRQLPNVSRRTLIVGGGLAAAGIVLSYQLREMLKGRGSVFVAKNQRYDGPLEQTIRDGFVACGLDPLQIKGKRILLKPNLVEPSRDCPHMTTHPAMVLAAAEVFRSWGGIVNVGEGPGHVRDTEMALVESGVADALDSLKLPFSDLNYEEVVWTPNRGKASKLEGFFFPRSVAEADLVVSLPKLKTHHWVGVTLAMKNLYGTIPGIKYGWPKNVLHHNGIPETVFDINASLPKTIALVDGIDCMEGDGPIMGTKKQMGLVVIGTNPTAVDATICRIMDVNPAQVPYLRLAADRLGPLSSQRIDQRGEDWKGLVSPFQVLDKPHLRALVRHRGLLVT; this is encoded by the coding sequence ATGAACCAACCCGATCAGCCCTTTTCGCCCGTGCCGATGCGGCAGTTGCCGAATGTCAGCCGGCGCACATTGATCGTGGGTGGCGGTCTCGCGGCGGCGGGAATCGTGCTGAGCTATCAGCTGCGCGAAATGCTCAAGGGCCGCGGCAGCGTTTTTGTCGCGAAGAATCAGCGCTATGATGGTCCGCTCGAGCAGACCATTCGTGATGGCTTTGTGGCCTGCGGCCTCGATCCGCTGCAAATCAAAGGAAAGCGGATTCTACTCAAGCCGAACCTGGTCGAGCCTTCGCGCGATTGCCCGCACATGACGACGCACCCAGCCATGGTGCTCGCGGCGGCCGAAGTCTTTCGCAGCTGGGGCGGCATCGTCAATGTTGGCGAAGGGCCCGGCCATGTGCGCGATACCGAAATGGCGCTCGTCGAATCGGGCGTGGCCGACGCGCTCGATTCGCTGAAGTTGCCCTTCAGCGATCTCAACTACGAAGAAGTCGTCTGGACGCCCAATCGCGGCAAGGCCAGCAAGCTCGAGGGCTTCTTCTTTCCGCGGAGCGTGGCCGAAGCCGATCTGGTGGTTTCGCTGCCGAAGCTGAAAACGCATCACTGGGTGGGCGTGACGCTGGCGATGAAGAATCTTTACGGCACGATCCCCGGCATCAAATACGGCTGGCCGAAAAACGTACTTCATCACAACGGCATTCCCGAGACGGTCTTCGATATCAACGCCTCGCTGCCGAAGACCATCGCCCTGGTCGACGGCATCGACTGCATGGAAGGTGACGGCCCCATCATGGGGACGAAGAAGCAGATGGGGCTCGTAGTCATCGGCACGAACCCGACGGCCGTCGATGCCACGATCTGCCGAATTATGGATGTGAATCCGGCGCAAGTGCCATATCTCCGCCTCGCAGCCGATCGACTGGGGCCATTGAGCAGTCAGCGGATCGATCAGCGCGGCGAAGATTGGAAGGGGCTGGTCTCGCCATTTCAGGTGCTCGACAAGCCACATCTGCGAGCGCTCGTGCGTCATCGCGGCTTGCTCGTGACTTAG